Proteins found in one Methylobacterium sp. CB376 genomic segment:
- a CDS encoding ferritin-like domain-containing protein, producing MAEDLRSLYVTALRNTHALELQALQIMERQVERLERYPEMDAALRRHITETHGQRDRLEAALSALNESPSALKEGVLGLMGNLAALAHTPAQDEILKNAFANRAFENYEAAAYDSLITIAEAAGQTAHLTGFQQSLKEELAMAQTVADLVKPTTRRYLELTASGAKADR from the coding sequence ATGGCCGAGGATCTCCGCTCGCTCTACGTGACCGCGCTCAGGAACACCCACGCCCTCGAATTGCAGGCCCTGCAGATCATGGAGCGGCAGGTCGAGCGCCTGGAGCGCTACCCCGAGATGGACGCGGCCCTGCGGCGCCACATCACCGAGACGCACGGCCAGCGCGACCGCCTGGAGGCGGCGCTGTCGGCCCTCAACGAGAGCCCCTCGGCCCTCAAGGAGGGCGTGCTCGGCCTGATGGGCAACCTCGCGGCCCTGGCCCACACGCCGGCCCAGGACGAGATCCTGAAGAACGCCTTCGCCAACCGCGCCTTCGAGAATTACGAGGCGGCGGCCTACGACTCGCTCATCACCATCGCGGAGGCGGCCGGCCAGACCGCCCACCTGACGGGATTCCAGCAATCCCTGAAGGAGGAACTGGCGATGGCCCAGACGGTGGCCGACCTCGTCAAGCCGACGACCCGGCGCTACCTCGAACTGACCGCGAGCGGCGCCAAGGCCGACCGCTGA
- a CDS encoding cupin domain-containing protein: protein MAFACTIPAVPMVQLDDEAVRITRWDFAPGAVTGWHEHGWPYVIVMVTPGCLRVHDGEAVTETVLAQGQSYRRPAGVRHDVMNGSDHPIAFVEIELKRPGAL from the coding sequence ATGGCCTTCGCCTGCACGATTCCGGCCGTGCCGATGGTGCAGCTGGACGACGAGGCGGTGCGGATCACCCGCTGGGACTTCGCTCCCGGCGCCGTGACGGGCTGGCACGAGCACGGCTGGCCGTACGTGATCGTGATGGTGACGCCGGGCTGCCTGCGCGTCCATGACGGCGAGGCCGTGACCGAGACCGTGCTGGCGCAGGGCCAATCCTACCGCCGCCCCGCGGGCGTGCGCCACGACGTGATGAACGGCTCCGACCACCCGATCGCCTTCGTGGAGATCGAGCTGAAGCGGCCCGGCGCCCTCTGA
- a CDS encoding flagellin N-terminal helical domain-containing protein has translation MPITLTAATRQNLLSMQDTASLLATTQNRLATGKKVNTALDNPTNFFTADGLSSRSTALSSLLDSVSNGIQTIQAANTGLTKVQTLTDQLKSVAQQALASANSFSVKATSVSTALTGASAQNLLSTGATQAVSDTALSGNTTATAATVTAGTAYSNGVATYTAGSYTTLTASATVTLNGTAIALATGDDINAAVTKINAQSATTGVTVAASGGKLVFTGSNSGAQFTYAATGSETGLAASGTTTNGAGASSTTLTINGTTITVATGSTESQVINAINAVTSTTGVTASDNSGKIKLTGAADGSSITVQGGTGSQVGFGTTASTTAGTFSPSAATLAIAVGFKAGDNFTVNGQSVNIAAGDTLGSIAQKVSTATSGTVSASYDATNRKFTFTAADTNTAITLGNGSTATSLLSNLGFNSPTTFAAGLGAPGSSSALAGKSLTVQVGSGPSATFTFGSAAGQISTLTQLNSALAAANAQASIDTATGRISITTANDSGTDDLKITASGTGNPFNSGTSSAVIGGDGLTARNGLVSTFNNLLTQIDQLAADSGYNGVNLLAGDTLKISFNEKNTSTLSVQGSTVSYTQLGLNVLSQSDFQENSAINKVIKSINTAASSLKSQASSLGANLAVVQNRQDFTKQMINVLDTGAANLTNADLHEEAVNSQALQTRNSLGVSALSLANQAQQSVLQLLR, from the coding sequence ATGCCCATCACGCTGACTGCCGCCACGCGGCAGAACCTGCTGTCGATGCAGGACACCGCCTCCCTCCTCGCCACCACCCAGAACCGCCTGGCGACGGGCAAGAAGGTCAACACCGCCCTCGACAACCCGACCAACTTCTTCACCGCCGACGGCCTCTCCTCCCGCTCGACCGCCCTGTCCTCCCTCCTCGACAGCGTCTCGAACGGCATCCAGACCATCCAGGCCGCCAATACCGGCCTCACCAAGGTCCAGACCCTCACCGACCAGCTCAAGTCGGTGGCCCAGCAGGCCCTCGCCTCCGCCAATTCCTTCTCGGTCAAGGCCACCTCGGTCTCGACTGCGCTCACCGGCGCCTCGGCCCAGAACCTGCTCTCGACCGGCGCAACGCAGGCGGTCAGCGACACCGCCCTGAGCGGCAACACCACCGCCACCGCCGCCACCGTCACGGCCGGCACCGCCTACAGCAACGGCGTCGCGACCTACACGGCCGGCTCCTACACGACCCTCACCGCCTCCGCGACCGTCACCCTCAACGGCACCGCGATCGCGCTCGCCACCGGCGACGACATCAACGCCGCCGTCACCAAGATCAACGCGCAATCCGCCACCACCGGCGTCACCGTGGCGGCCTCCGGCGGCAAGCTCGTCTTCACCGGCAGCAATTCCGGCGCCCAGTTCACCTACGCGGCGACCGGCTCCGAGACCGGCCTCGCGGCCAGCGGCACCACCACGAACGGCGCCGGCGCGTCCTCCACCACGCTGACCATCAACGGCACGACGATCACGGTCGCCACCGGCTCGACCGAGAGCCAGGTCATCAACGCCATCAACGCCGTCACCTCGACCACCGGCGTCACCGCCTCCGACAATAGCGGCAAGATCAAGCTGACCGGCGCGGCGGATGGCTCGAGCATCACCGTCCAGGGCGGCACCGGCAGCCAGGTCGGCTTCGGGACGACGGCCTCGACCACGGCCGGCACCTTCTCGCCGAGCGCCGCCACCCTGGCGATCGCGGTCGGCTTCAAGGCCGGCGACAACTTCACGGTCAACGGCCAATCCGTCAACATCGCGGCCGGCGACACGCTCGGCTCCATCGCCCAGAAGGTCAGCACCGCCACCAGCGGCACCGTCTCGGCCAGCTACGACGCCACCAACCGCAAGTTCACCTTCACGGCCGCCGACACCAACACCGCCATCACCCTCGGCAACGGCTCGACCGCGACCTCGCTGCTCTCCAACCTCGGCTTCAACTCGCCCACCACCTTCGCGGCGGGCCTGGGAGCGCCGGGCTCGAGCTCGGCCCTGGCGGGCAAGTCGCTGACCGTGCAGGTCGGCTCCGGCCCGAGCGCGACCTTCACCTTCGGCTCGGCGGCGGGCCAGATCTCGACCCTGACGCAGCTCAACAGCGCGCTGGCGGCGGCCAACGCCCAGGCCTCGATCGACACCGCGACCGGGCGGATCTCGATCACCACCGCCAACGACTCGGGCACCGACGACCTCAAGATCACCGCCTCGGGCACCGGCAACCCGTTCAACTCCGGCACCTCGAGCGCGGTGATCGGCGGCGACGGGCTGACCGCGCGCAACGGGCTGGTGAGCACCTTCAACAACCTGCTGACCCAGATCGACCAGCTCGCGGCGGATTCGGGCTACAACGGCGTCAACCTGCTCGCCGGGGACACGCTGAAGATCAGCTTCAACGAGAAGAACACGTCGACGCTGTCGGTGCAGGGCTCGACGGTGTCGTACACGCAGCTCGGCCTGAACGTGCTGTCGCAGTCGGACTTTCAGGAGAACAGCGCGATCAACAAGGTGATCAAGTCGATCAACACGGCGGCGAGCTCGCTGAAGAGCCAGGCCTCGTCGCTGGGCGCGAACCTTGCGGTGGTGCAGAACCGTCAGGACTTCACCAAGCAGATGATCAACGTGCTCGACACGGGTGCGGCGAACCTGACCAACGCGGACCTGCACGAGGAGGCGGTGAATTCTCAGGCGCTGCAGACCCGCAACTCGCTCGGCGTCTCGGCGCTGTCGCTGGCCAACCAGGCGCAGCAGAGCGTGCTGCAGCTCCTGCGCTGA
- a CDS encoding flagellar biosynthesis repressor FlbT, protein MPLRITLKPHERLIINGAAIRNGDRAADLLIETHARFLRESEIIRESEADTPAKRLCVTLQVIYLADNPAEVEDLLVRQSTEILRIMPSAVPYLLAVQDEVAARRFHHALKWGRELVAHERALLQQQDAAPGAAREAAPGAAREAAPVAARA, encoded by the coding sequence ATGCCGCTTCGCATCACCCTCAAGCCGCACGAGCGCCTCATCATCAACGGGGCGGCGATCCGGAACGGGGACCGCGCGGCCGACCTGCTGATCGAGACCCATGCCCGCTTCCTGCGCGAGAGCGAGATCATCCGCGAGAGCGAGGCGGACACGCCGGCCAAGCGCCTCTGCGTGACGCTGCAGGTGATCTACCTCGCCGACAATCCGGCCGAGGTGGAGGACCTGCTGGTGCGCCAGTCGACCGAGATCCTGCGGATCATGCCGAGCGCGGTGCCCTATCTCCTCGCCGTTCAGGACGAGGTCGCCGCCCGCCGCTTCCACCACGCCCTGAAATGGGGCCGGGAGCTCGTCGCCCACGAGCGCGCCCTCCTGCAGCAGCAGGACGCAGCCCCGGGGGCCGCGCGGGAGGCGGCCCCGGGGGCCGCGCGGGAGGCGGCCCCGGTGGCCGCCCGGGCCTGA